The Phaseolus vulgaris cultivar G19833 chromosome 5, P. vulgaris v2.0, whole genome shotgun sequence genomic interval ATTTATTTTCATAAGCGAGTTAACATGAAAGCAAACATACCAATTGTGGAAGTTTTATAAGTGTTGATTCCATCAATGAAGTTTTTGTTGCCCGTTATTCGTGTTTTTTTCCCACCATCACCAATGAAAACCACGTGAGTCATATCCTTTGTAACTTGAACATACTCTTGGTAGATGCCCTCTTTGATGTAGATAACAAATGGCCTTTTATTTTTCTCAGGAACTTGCTTCAGTGCCTCATTGATGTTTTTGAAATCTCCATTACCATCTTTGGCTACCGTCACATTAGGCTTGTGATTAACTAGACTTGCATTTTCATTGAGTAGTCTGTGATGATCATTCCATGAGGGTGACTCTGAACCTTGAAGGTGGCGATGCCCGAGTAAGTTTGTGACATTCGAATTTGTAATAGTATCAGCCAATTCTGTTACAATGGCAAGAACATTGCTACTCATTTCCATGCCTATCATTAATAAATCCTTCATCTTTTTACCAGCTTCACTAGTGGTGTTCTCAAACCCATCCAAGCAAGTGTCTTGGTATGTAATTGCACCACTAAGCCAAACTTTCAAATTCATGAGGATTTTCTCAACATTTATCAACTCAAACTCGCTTATTCCATTAAGTGACCTTGTTAACTCCCTAATTGAAAGATTCATGAGTTGTTTGCAGGTGTCAAGTGTCATCTTGGCTCTAGGCTCCTTCTCAACGTCATGCAatagacactacaagaaaaacgcgaattacatacagattattacatacggatcaaaatccgtatgtaaaatcaacattacatacggatttttacatacggattaaatTTCGTATGTAAACaggtattacatacggattttttccGTATGTAATTTTTGGCGCCATGGAGCGGGAATCAAAATCCGTATATAAACTGTTTACATACGGAAAAaattccgtatgtaattacatacggatataatccgtatgtaaatattagcaccataaaataaaattagcagTGAATGGGATTCGAAGCCAGGTTCCTTCAGCAATCTTTCAGCAACCaagtaaaatttaaccactacactaAGCAAATTATctagttttattatgatttttattatacttattattattaataatactaacaatattaataatattaataatactaacaatattaataatattaataatattaataatactaacaatactaataatattaataatactaacaatactaataatattaataatactaacaatactaataatattaataatactaacaatactaataatattaataatactaacaatactaataatactaacaatattaataatactaacaatattaataatactaacaatactaacaatactaacaatattaataatactaacaatattaacaatattaataatactaataatattaataatactaacaatattaataatactaaaaatattaataatactaataataataataatactaacaatattaatgatactaacaatattaacatatgaatcacatttaatttatctataatctacttgaatctaaacataatttattatattatctattagtatgaatcaaatttaatatatgtcatactcatagtcatcatattacctattacattaaaatcaactatcatattaattattattttacgatcatattgacttaattaagttcattataggtagttggttttacttgtgtgttatatatagtaaagaatattgtcaacaaacaatattatcttttaacataaaatgatgacttttacattaactattaattaaatctctaatacagattactagttagcatatcattatagtttaaactatattaattattccataaatctatgtaaaaagttgttactaaataaccctttctactaatatgtaaatcataatgacaaagtgattaaataatttataatttaaaatattttaaaaattatacattatatcaattttaatctatgtaagtaaatatttgaaaataagattttttttatcgacaaagaataaaaaaaattaaacaaaacattttaaggatatttcaatccttatacaagaatctcaaatcagaaaaagaagtgtaagatacaagcacctatatagccatctaacaaaaacttcacaactacctataataacctatatttgaaaataagatatcaaataattttatattaatatatatatatatatatatatataatatgaaagtaaatttaaatttaaccatgagttttaaaaaattaatgattaaataaagaaatatattaatcaatatatatatatatttatagtattaaagttatattaatattatataatttcttcatttttctctctatctatctatatccggataaaagtaatattactcaagtcaaataaaactattatacacacacaataaatatctaaatgtatatttatatcaaaattaatattaataatatgaatataatattgataatatgaatataatattaataatatgaatattaatactaataatattaatactaataatattaatactaataatattaataaatattaataataataataatattaataataatattaataaatattaataataatatgaatattaatactaataataataatattaataatattaatattaatactaatactaataatattaataatattaatattaataataatgttaataataatattaataataatattaataaatattaataatatgaatataatgttaataataatattaattataacattaataaatattaataatatgaataatattaataataataataatataaatataatttattttattattattattaataataattatattaatatgtataaattatattaatatgtataaattatattaacatgtataaattatattaatatgtataaattatattaacatgtataaattatattaatatgtataaattatattaacatgtataaattatattaacatgtataaattatattaacatgtataaattatattaatatgtataagtataataaaaatgataatatgaccaaagaacttgtctggtcTAGTGGTCAATGCTTTCTCCAAGTCACTGGAAAGACTTGAGTTCGAATCCTGGCTGCTGCAGTTTGCTTGTAACATTAATTGGGGCTTGGTTTCGAGTCCTATGGGCTTGGGTTCGAGTCCCAGCCAGTGCTTGTATTACCTACAGATTATTTATATACGGATTTTGGgtcttacatacggattttgactgtatgtaattccaatttttcttgtagtgagattAGTTTCTTTGAGTTTATTACCAATATTTGTAATGGTGATATTGAAAGCAATTTTAATAAGTTCTTTTGGATCTGTGGAGTTTCCAGCCCCCACTATTAGGCTTTCCTCACATTCTTTCTTATAATTCGTGGGATGACAAAGGTTATGGACAGCCTACAGATTATTTATATACGGATTTTGACTGTATgtaattccaatttttcttgtagtgagattAGTTTCTTTGAGTTTATTACCAATATTTGTAATGGTGATATTGAAAGCAATTTTAATAAGTTCTTTTGGATCTGTGGAGTTTCCAGCCCCCACTATTAGGCTTTCCTCACATTCTTTCTTATAATTCGTGGGATGACAAAGGTTATGGACAGCCTACAGATTATTTATATACGGATTTTGACTGTATgtaattccaatttttcttgtagtgagattAGTTTCTTTGAGTTTATTACCAATATTTGTAATGGTGATATTGAAAGCAATTTTAATAAGTTCTTTTGGATCTGTGGAGTTTCCAGCCCCCACTATTAGGCTTTCCTCACATTCTTTCTTATAATTCGTGGGATGACAAAGGTTATGGACAACTTTTACAGTGGAGGAAACATGGttctttttgttattaaaattcTCTTTTTCACCATCATCAATAAGGTTGATACCAAATATGACAATCCCAATTATAGCCATTAAGAATAAGGTTGATACACCAATGATGATTCTCTTTCCTTTACTATCATTTCTCTCCGACATTTCATGTTGCTCCTATCATAGATGGATTTAGTGTAAAATTAGTGAAtatgacaaaaataaaaataatcatgaCATTTCATGATCATGCTTTTGAATTCTAAACATTTGATCCTTAAAAATGGTCCTTGTATTGTCATTTAGTGGTAGCATGACTTCCAACTAATTATCTAACATTAACAAAAATTATGAAGTGATAAATCGTGTTATAACTATTTTCATGTAATGTCatcattaataaatttaaaattcctaaagatataaataaacaattttgttttcttctaaAAGATACCAAATCTGATAAAGTCACACTTGCATGAAATAATGTGAAAAAAACCTTACATAGAGAAATAGAGGGAAATGAAAGATCTCCAGGTAAAAACTGCTAGTTGCCAAAGTCTTTGGAAGAATGTGTTTTCAAATGTTGATGTACATAGTGGAGAATTATTTATATACgcaaaaaatagtatttaacaCCTAATTAAATTGAATCATTCTAATGCAATTAGTGTTTTTGTCAAAATGTCAAATAATTGCCTTTCCTAAAATAAGAGAAATAAATCTAAAACACAATCTAAGTTCTATATATAGTTGGTATTAGTGCAATTagtcttttattaaaatgtcaaataattatatttccTAAAATAAGAGAAACATATATAGAACAAAGATACTATATTGTTGTATATGTAGTTGGTTGCACACATCACACATCATAATCACAAGgtaataattgaaattttactattttttgttTAACTATTACATATTCACAacaaaaagtttaaataaatagattttatttgtatttcaaataattaatagtttcatataattatattatctccaaaatttaggagaaaaaaaagtgtattgGGGATGTTTGATTGTAAATCAACATTTTCCacaatttaaaatagatttcaCATCTATAATATTGTTTAACATGTCTTGGCAAGGAATTGTCCTAAatttattgaatataatttgtattaatataagtattatacacaaaaaataaatataatttttatttaaccaATTAGttta includes:
- the LOC137834494 gene encoding probable pectinesterase/pectinesterase inhibitor 21 produces the protein MSERNDSKGKRIIIGVSTLFLMAIIGIVIFGINLIDDGEKENFNNKKNHVSSTVKVVHNLCHPTNYKKECEESLIVGAGNSTDPKELIKIAFNITITNIGNKLKETSLLHDVEKEPRAKMTLDTCKQLMNLSIRELTRSLNGISEFELINVEKILMNLKVWLSGAITYQDTCLDGFENTTSEAGKKMKDLLMIGMEMSSNVLAIVTELADTITNSNVTNLLGHRHLQGSESPSWNDHHRLLNENASLVNHKPNVTVAKDGNGDFKNINEALKQVPEKNKRPFVIYIKEGIYQEYVQVTKDMTHVVFIGDGGKKTRITGNKNFIDGINTYKTSTIAIQGDYFVAINMGFENFAGPQKHQAVALRVQADKSIFYNCSMDGYQDTLYVHTMRQFYRDCTISGTIDFVFGNALAVFQNCTFVVRKPLKNQQCIVTAQGRKEKQQPSGIVIQGGSIVSDPEFYSIRFENKAYLARPWKNYSRTIIMDTYIDDLIHADGYLPWQGLEGPSGMDTCFYAEYHNTGPGSNKSKRVHWSGIWNLNSKAIHWFSPSKFFHGTDWIHVTGIPCFPGIPTHYRHKKMILKW